CCTGCGCAATGCGAAGCCTTGCTGTAAACGTTCCGGCGCCTTGCTCGAACACGATGTCCCCGTCATGTGCCTTGGCCACCTGATCGACGATAGCAAGGCCGAGGCCCGTACCCTCGCCAGCGCGCGCGGAGCTGCCTCTGGCAAACGGACGCATGAGATACCTGGCCTGTTCCGGGGAGAAGCCGCTTCCTGAATCCAGCACGTCGATCAGGAGCTGTCCGTCTAGAACTCTTGCGCTTACGGTGATCGGGGCTTTTCCGTATCTCAACGCATTTGTCAGAACGTTCTCGACAGCCCGAAGCATGGCCGCCTCCTTGACATGAACCACGGCATCCGCCGGTGCATCAAGCGCAATGGTGCCGGGCCTGGTGCATGCGGCAATGGCCTGCTGCAACAGGGGCCGCAACCGAACCGCCCGCGTCTCCTCGGCTTCAAACCCGCGGGCTAAATCAAGAAACTGCCCCAACATGCTTTCAATCCGGATCACATTGCGCTCCGCGCCGGCAATGAGCTCGGCGTCGGCATCTTTCACCATTGCCAGGGTCAGCCGGACCTTTGTAAGAGGCGTGCGCAGGTCATGGCTGACACCGGCCAGCATCATGGCCCGGTCGGCCTCTGCAGCCTGCAACCGCTCCGACATGTCGGTCAGGGCACGGGACACCGCGGCGATTTCGCGGGGGCGCTCGATCGCGCTGCCATAGACGCCGGACGGATTGGGCATGCGACCCACCGTTTCCTCCAGGCGCCTCAGCGGCAGGGCAATCCATCTTTGAAGCGCGATACCGCCGGCAAGTGCGGCAAGCAAGGCGATCCCGGACGCGACCATGAGACCTGCAACCGGATCAGCGGCAGGCAAGGTTCTAAGCGACACCCAGTAAGGTTGATCTGCCGTAACCATGCGGGCCCAGACACGGCCCTCGGCATCGACGAGAACGTTGGGCGCCGAGATTCCGTGCTGGTCCGACAGAACGCGCAGAAAGTAGCGCGAGAACAAACTGCGCAGCTGGTTTGCGTCATCCGGTGCGGTCTCGGCGACCAGAACATCAGGCGCTTCATCCGCGCGCAGGGCCTCGGCGAAGTGGATCTGTTGAAACGGGTCCATCTGCGCAAAGGAAAGCTCGAGATTCCGGATCGTCTGTGCCGTGTCTGCGGCCGAGCGTTCGATCTGGGGCCGCAGGACGAGGCCGGAAATCAGAACCAGCGACACCAGAAGCGCACCGAGAATAGCCGCGGCGAGAACCGCGATGTTCTGCTTTAGAAGAGAATCAAGCACCGTCGGACACCAGAACGTAGCCCACGCCCCAGACCGTCTTGATCAACCCGGCGTCATCGGCCCGGTCGCCGAGCGCACGCCGCAGCCGCGCGATCTGGACATCCACCGCGCGGTCGGTGACCTCGGCGTCGCGCCCCAGCGCGCGTTCGATCAGCTGGGCCCGGCTGAGCGGGCGTCCGCGGCTGCGCACCATTGCAGCCAGCAGGGCAAACTCGCGGCTGGAGAGTTTTAGCGATGCGCCGTCACGCGTGACCATTCGGGTCGAGAAATTGATCTCGAGAGGACCGATCGTCACGGTGTCGTCCGTCGGCACGTCCCGCATGCCACGGGTGCGCCGCAGCACTGCCGACAGACGCGCCACCAGTTCGCGGGGCTCAAAGGGCTTGGCCAGATAATCGTCCGCGCCGGTTTCGAGACCGACAATACGGTCGATGGGGTCGCCCCGTGCCGTAAGCATGATGATCGGCGTCTGATCCCCCGCCGCACGAAGGCGTCTGCAGATGGCCAGCCCGTCTTCGCCCGACATCATGAGATCAAGAACGATAGCATCCGCGGGGCTCCGCGACAGTTCACGATCAAGCGCTGTGCCGCCGTC
The DNA window shown above is from Hoeflea phototrophica DFL-43 and carries:
- a CDS encoding ATP-binding protein, translated to MLDSLLKQNIAVLAAAILGALLVSLVLISGLVLRPQIERSAADTAQTIRNLELSFAQMDPFQQIHFAEALRADEAPDVLVAETAPDDANQLRSLFSRYFLRVLSDQHGISAPNVLVDAEGRVWARMVTADQPYWVSLRTLPAADPVAGLMVASGIALLAALAGGIALQRWIALPLRRLEETVGRMPNPSGVYGSAIERPREIAAVSRALTDMSERLQAAEADRAMMLAGVSHDLRTPLTKVRLTLAMVKDADAELIAGAERNVIRIESMLGQFLDLARGFEAEETRAVRLRPLLQQAIAACTRPGTIALDAPADAVVHVKEAAMLRAVENVLTNALRYGKAPITVSARVLDGQLLIDVLDSGSGFSPEQARYLMRPFARGSSARAGEGTGLGLAIVDQVAKAHDGDIVFEQGAGTFTARLRIAQAGIASSA
- a CDS encoding response regulator: MNVKSDRVIVVDDDPELRTLLRRFLSEHGFETRAVDGGTALDRELSRSPADAIVLDLMMSGEDGLAICRRLRAAGDQTPIIMLTARGDPIDRIVGLETGADDYLAKPFEPRELVARLSAVLRRTRGMRDVPTDDTVTIGPLEINFSTRMVTRDGASLKLSSREFALLAAMVRSRGRPLSRAQLIERALGRDAEVTDRAVDVQIARLRRALGDRADDAGLIKTVWGVGYVLVSDGA